The Coffea arabica cultivar ET-39 chromosome 4e, Coffea Arabica ET-39 HiFi, whole genome shotgun sequence genome includes a window with the following:
- the LOC113741779 gene encoding uncharacterized protein isoform X1 has translation MGKSPQEAHNLIEEMAANNYQWANERGNTRRHAGMIEMDTLNMLSAQMNNVMKLLSRQGGVSPSSSNAHVACCSFCGGEHDINECVDSEQVQFVNNYNRNAPNNPYSNTYNPGWRNHPNFGWKDQGNQQRPTNPPGFQPRQPQAETKPSWEIAVEKLAKVTSDRFERVEGRLDQLAGMYRNLEVQIGQIANVINNRNPGELPSKTEVNPREHVNAIILRSGKTVEGFDFENSGGEKDKMHAIEGEQESQNDHVIIDIDALHPKLNSHLNSNVIPFPHRLKKDGQDREFEKFFKMFKQLHINIPFIDAITQIPSYARFLKDIMSKKRKIVDNEMIALTEECSALIKNKLPPKLKDPGSFSIPCTIGQLHFSNALCDLGASVSLMPLSVARRLGLQELKATNITLQLADRSITRPTGILENVLIKVRQSIIPVDFVVLDIEEDVRMPIILGRPFLATARTMIDVEKGKLILRVNGEELEFNLDNKEGSIEPTALVSNMPYDEKVNQERTEEVKFINVLGTNFHGVGTKEEKIRMEVGLINSPFHEENGEKLSQFRKDKQNPLQGEVEPLYDKSNIPPWHLRKLDYEDQCMVHHMVDWLGSFDPWGENRSLML, from the coding sequence atgggtaaatcaccccaagaggctcataatttgatagaagaaatggcagcaaataactaccaatgggccaatgagagaggtaatacaagacgtcacgcaggtatgatagaaatggacactctcaatATGCTGAGTGCTCAAATGAATAATGTGATGAAGTTATTGAGTAGACAAGGTGGAGTTAgtccaagttcatctaatgctcACGTAGCTTGTTGCTCTTTCTGTGGAGGTGAACATGATAttaatgagtgtgttgattCTGAGCAGGTACAATTTGTTAATAATTACAACCGAAATGCTCCAAATAATCCCTACTCGAATACTTACAATCCggggtggagaaatcatccaaactttggatggaaAGATCAAGGCAATCAACAAAGGCCAACCAATCCGCCGGGATTTCAACCAAGGCAACCACAGGCTGAAACTAAACCAAGTTGGGAGATCGCGGTGGAAAAACTTGCTAAGGTGACTTCGGATAGATTCGAGCGAGTTGAGGGGCGGTTGGACCAATTAGCTGGGATGTACAGAAACTTGGAGgttcaaattggtcaaattgccaATGTGATCAACAATAGAAACCCTGGTGAATTACCAAGTAAAACCGAAGTGAATCCGAGAGAGCATGTCAATGCAATCATTCTTAGAAGCGGTAAAACGGTTGAGGGATTCGATTTTGAAAATTCAGGTGGTGAAAAAGACAAGATGCATGCAATTGAAGGGGAGCAAGAAAGTCAAAATGATCATGTTATCATTGATATTGATGCACTTCATCCCAAATTAAATTCTCATTTAAATTCTAATGTGATACCTTTTCCTCACAGGTTGAAGAAAGATGGACAGGATCGGGAGTTtgaaaagttcttcaaaatgtttaaacaattgcacattaacattcctttcaTTGATGCTATAACACAGATTCCCTCTTATGCACGTTTCTTGAAAGACATCATgtcaaagaagaggaaaattgtAGATAATGAGATGATAGCATTAACGGAAGAGTGTAGTGCATTGATTAAGAATAAACTCCCTCCTAAATTGAAAGATCCGGGAAGCTTTTCTATTCCTTGCACTATTGgtcaattgcatttttctaatgCTTTATGTGATTTAGGTGCAAGTGTGTCACTTATGCCGTTATCGGTTGCCCGGAGATTGGGACTTCAAGAGCTAAAAGCTACCAATATTACATTGCAATTGGCGGATCGGTCAATCACACGTCCCACGGGTATTTTGGAAAATGTGCTCATAAAGGTAAGACAATCTATAATACCTGTGGATTTTGTTGTCTTAGATATTGAAGAAGATGTGAGAatgccaattattctaggacGACCGTTTTTAGCCACTGCACGAACTATGATTGATGTAGAAAAAGGTAAGCTTATATTACGGGTTAATGGTGAGGAATTGGAATTCAATTTGGATAATAAAGAAGGGAGTATAGAGCCTACTGCTCTTGTGTCTAATATGCCATATGATGAAAAGGTTAACCAAGAAAGGACCGAAGaagttaaatttataaatgtcctTGGTACTAACTTTCATGGTGTAGGAACAAAGGAGGAGAAGataaggatggaagttggcttaataaattcgccattccatgaagaaaatggtgaaaagtTGAGCCAATTCAGAAAAGACAAGCAAAATCCACTCCAAGGTGAAGTTGAGCCTCTCTATGACAAGTCTAATATTCCTCCTTGGCATTTGAGGAAATTGGACTATGAAGATCAATGCATGGTTCACCACATGGTGGATTGGCTCGGGAGTTTCGACCCATGGGGAGAAAATCGCTCCCTAATGCTCTAA
- the LOC113741779 gene encoding uncharacterized protein isoform X2, producing the protein MREVQFVNNYNRNAPNNPYSNTYNPGWRNHPNFGWKDQGNQQRPTNPPGFQPRQPQAETKPSWEIAVEKLAKVTSDRFERVEGRLDQLAGMYRNLEVQIGQIANVINNRNPGELPSKTEVNPREHVNAIILRSGKTVEGFDFENSGGEKDKMHAIEGEQESQNDHVIIDIDALHPKLNSHLNSNVIPFPHRLKKDGQDREFEKFFKMFKQLHINIPFIDAITQIPSYARFLKDIMSKKRKIVDNEMIALTEECSALIKNKLPPKLKDPGSFSIPCTIGQLHFSNALCDLGASVSLMPLSVARRLGLQELKATNITLQLADRSITRPTGILENVLIKVRQSIIPVDFVVLDIEEDVRMPIILGRPFLATARTMIDVEKGKLILRVNGEELEFNLDNKEGSIEPTALVSNMPYDEKVNQERTEEVKFINVLGTNFHGVGTKEEKIRMEVGLINSPFHEENGEKLSQFRKDKQNPLQGEVEPLYDKSNIPPWHLRKLDYEDQCMVHHMVDWLGSFDPWGENRSLML; encoded by the exons atgagagag GTACAATTTGTTAATAATTACAACCGAAATGCTCCAAATAATCCCTACTCGAATACTTACAATCCggggtggagaaatcatccaaactttggatggaaAGATCAAGGCAATCAACAAAGGCCAACCAATCCGCCGGGATTTCAACCAAGGCAACCACAGGCTGAAACTAAACCAAGTTGGGAGATCGCGGTGGAAAAACTTGCTAAGGTGACTTCGGATAGATTCGAGCGAGTTGAGGGGCGGTTGGACCAATTAGCTGGGATGTACAGAAACTTGGAGgttcaaattggtcaaattgccaATGTGATCAACAATAGAAACCCTGGTGAATTACCAAGTAAAACCGAAGTGAATCCGAGAGAGCATGTCAATGCAATCATTCTTAGAAGCGGTAAAACGGTTGAGGGATTCGATTTTGAAAATTCAGGTGGTGAAAAAGACAAGATGCATGCAATTGAAGGGGAGCAAGAAAGTCAAAATGATCATGTTATCATTGATATTGATGCACTTCATCCCAAATTAAATTCTCATTTAAATTCTAATGTGATACCTTTTCCTCACAGGTTGAAGAAAGATGGACAGGATCGGGAGTTtgaaaagttcttcaaaatgtttaaacaattgcacattaacattcctttcaTTGATGCTATAACACAGATTCCCTCTTATGCACGTTTCTTGAAAGACATCATgtcaaagaagaggaaaattgtAGATAATGAGATGATAGCATTAACGGAAGAGTGTAGTGCATTGATTAAGAATAAACTCCCTCCTAAATTGAAAGATCCGGGAAGCTTTTCTATTCCTTGCACTATTGgtcaattgcatttttctaatgCTTTATGTGATTTAGGTGCAAGTGTGTCACTTATGCCGTTATCGGTTGCCCGGAGATTGGGACTTCAAGAGCTAAAAGCTACCAATATTACATTGCAATTGGCGGATCGGTCAATCACACGTCCCACGGGTATTTTGGAAAATGTGCTCATAAAGGTAAGACAATCTATAATACCTGTGGATTTTGTTGTCTTAGATATTGAAGAAGATGTGAGAatgccaattattctaggacGACCGTTTTTAGCCACTGCACGAACTATGATTGATGTAGAAAAAGGTAAGCTTATATTACGGGTTAATGGTGAGGAATTGGAATTCAATTTGGATAATAAAGAAGGGAGTATAGAGCCTACTGCTCTTGTGTCTAATATGCCATATGATGAAAAGGTTAACCAAGAAAGGACCGAAGaagttaaatttataaatgtcctTGGTACTAACTTTCATGGTGTAGGAACAAAGGAGGAGAAGataaggatggaagttggcttaataaattcgccattccatgaagaaaatggtgaaaagtTGAGCCAATTCAGAAAAGACAAGCAAAATCCACTCCAAGGTGAAGTTGAGCCTCTCTATGACAAGTCTAATATTCCTCCTTGGCATTTGAGGAAATTGGACTATGAAGATCAATGCATGGTTCACCACATGGTGGATTGGCTCGGGAGTTTCGACCCATGGGGAGAAAATCGCTCCCTAATGCTCTAA
- the LOC113741778 gene encoding uncharacterized protein: protein MPRGRRAVLSSSSSEEREVNEEMEVTEEENSPSPPPINRRPGEGTSRGAGRSVFDSARFNTRRNQEWHEARANLEFLFEMHVSPPVEMMYNISEAFAQLGWAPILTLPNHYYPDLVREFYANIESKARHSGEIIESWVRGRRITLSRQDLAAILGCMDDGRPVDLKKEFVPPNRRWDPSLAMARFGLEYQPFRSTRKETILANVFEPRHRLIIYMMAHNVIPKKTGHTEVRKSDIYFLDYMFHNRTSPYARISLPNIIISHIRSTARRKTTSFKLSFPRLLTLIFPRFEVPLEGMRREYVPPRAEMTITTLRRLGIGTGDIPRPVQERRQKARHGRDGAGPSTAAPPPPPPQTNWQRLFGRLDDIDHHLARMDTRLDRIEDHLGTRPPPIDDDEDDDEEDH from the coding sequence atgccaagaggaagaagagcgGTACTTTCATCCTCTAGTAGTGAGGAGAGGGAGGTTAATGAAGAGATGGAGGTGACTGAAGAGGAGAATTCACCTTCTCCTCCACCAATTAACCGTCGACCTGGTGAGGGCACCTCCCGTGGAGCGGGAAGATCGGTATTTGACAGTGCTAGGTTCAACACTCGCAGGAATCAGGAGTGGCATGAGGCGCGTGCTAATTTGGAGTTTTTGTTTGAGATGCACGTCAGTCCACCAGTTGAGATGATGTACAACATCTCAGAAGCTTTTGCTCAGCTAGGATGGGCTCCGATTCTCACCCTTCCAAACCATTACTACCCAGACCTGGTGCGCGAGTTTTACGCCAACATTGAAAGTAAGGCGCGCCATAGTGGAGAAATAATTGAGTCCTGGGTGCGTGGAAGACGAATCACCTTGTCACGGCAAGATTTGGCTGCTATTTTGGGGTGTATGGATGACGGACGTCCAGTAGACTTGAAGAAGGAGTTTGTTCCCCCGAATAGGAGGTGGGATCCATCATTGGCCATGGCTAGGTTTGGTCTCGAGTACCAACCTTTTCGCTCTACCAGAAAGGAGACTATATTGGCAAATGTATTCGAACCTCGTCATCGGCTTATCATTTACATGATGGCTCACAATGTCATCCCAAAGAAGACGGGGCACACGGAGGTTCGCAAGAGCGATATTTACTTCCTTGATTACATGTTCCACAACCGAACTTCCCCGTATGCTCGAATTTCATTGCCGAACATCATCATCAGCCACATTAGGTCTACGGCGAGGCGTAAGACAACTTCTTTCAAACTTTCATTTCCTCGTCTACTGACTTTAATCTTCCCCCGTTTTGAAGTTCCCTTGGAAGGCATGCGGCGGGAGTATGTTCCACCACGTGCTGAGATGACTATCACTACTCTTCGCCGCCTTGGTATTGGCACGGGAGACATTCCACGCCCTGTTCAGGAGCGGAGACAAAAGGCTAGACATGGTCGCGATGGAGCTGGACCATCTACTGCagcaccacctcctcctccgccACAGACCAACTGGCAGCGGCTTTTCGGTCGCTTGGACGACATCGACCATCATTTAGCCAGAATGGATACTCGCCTGGACCGAATTGAAGATCATTTAGGCACACGCCCACCTCCCAtcgatgatgatgaagatgacgaTGAAGAGGATCATTGA
- the LOC113741779 gene encoding F-box/kelch-repeat protein At3g06240-like isoform X3, whose amino-acid sequence MSDYTPILPQELITDILLRLPGKSIGQFRCVSRPWLSLLSDSHFIKSHSTLLSSHDPGKFILVSDSDHTLHTITLTPSTSTSSNTSSSRQDAVARKISFPQCPDKWETVVGSCHGLVLVRTDERSLYLINPTTLERVKIPSFPLALDPSASFSMHGFGYDDWTDDYKIVTLSYYDTDNEHEPDCADTFVDVYSVKTRTWKRFDPSPCDHAVPDLASGVFLNGGLHWLASDRSEGYPSVIAVFLLDGEDFEEVPPPSSLDRGKFVFNKLVVLEGCLGIVVDNYNDQVDVWVMKQYRVQESWTKFTINVHEDTDMLKPICKLRDEEIVSEKDEEKLVLHSLRDGTSREMVVAGLPDTFEHGVMTFSETLLSPNFYSLNAEMHNSEGQIEA is encoded by the coding sequence ATGTCGGATTATACTCCAATTTTGCCCCAAGAACTCATCACCGACATACTCTTGCGCCTCCCTGGAAAATCCATAGGCCAGTTCAGGTGTGTTTCTAGGCCATGGCTCTCTTTACTCTCCGACTCACATTTCAtcaaatcccattcaacactccTGAGCAGCCATGACCCGGGAAAGTTCATCCTCGTTTCTGACTCTGATCACACCCTTCACACAATAACTTTAACTCCCAGCAccagcaccagcagcaacaccAGCAGCAGCCGCCAAGATGCCGTTGCAAGAAAGATCAGTTTTCCACAGTGCCCAGACAAGTGGGAAACAGTGGTGGGTTCATGCCATGGTTTGGTCTTAGTACGAACTGATGAACGTAGCTTGTATTTGATCAACCCCACAACTTTGGAGAGAGTAAAAATCCCAAGTTTTCCTTTGGCTTTGGACCCTTCTGCTAGTTTTAGCATGCACGGATTTGGCTATGATGATTGGACCGATGATTATAAGATTGTTACGCTTTCATACTATGACACGGACAATGAACACGAGCCTGATTGTGCTGATACTTTTGTTGATGTTTATAGTGTAAAGACAAGAACTTGGAAGAGATTTGATCCATCTCCTTGTGATCATGCTGTTCCTGATCTTGCCTCAGGGGTATTCCTCAATGGGGGTCTTCATTGGTTGGCTTCTGATAGATCTGAAGGCTATCCATCTGTTATtgctgttttccttttggatGGCGAGGATTTTGAGGAAGTGCCACCTCCTAGTAGTCTTGATAGAGGTAAATTTGTGTTTAACAAGCTCGTGGTTCTTGAAGGATGTCTTGGAATTGTTGTCGATAATTATAATGATCAGGTAGATGTTTGGGTAATGAAACAGTATCGTGTCCAAGAATCCTGGACAAAGTTTACTATTAATGTACATGAAGATACTGATATGCTTAAACCTATATGTAAATTGCGGGACGAGGAGATTGTTTCGGAGAAGGATGAGGAGAAGTTGGTTTTGCATAGTTTGAGAGACGGGACTTCAAGGGAAATGGTGGTTGCTGGTCTTCCAGATACGTTTGAACATGGAGTGATGACCTTTTCGGAGACCCTTCTGTCACCAAATTTCTATAGTCTGAATGCAGAAATGCATAATTCTGAGGGCCAAATTGAAGCTTGA